The DNA sequence TATGGTCGGTATAATCGGGGTATGAATAAAATAAATGAGTTGACAGACCGACAAAAAGAGGTCCTCGGGGCTATTTATAGCTCTTTAAAAGATTCAGGTTATCCTCCTACTCTTGCTGATCTTCGGGAAAAGTTAAAGGTGGTTTCTAATCAAACAGTCTTAGATCTTCTAAAATTGTTAGAAGAAAAGGGGTATATTAAAAAAGAGGATGGTGCCGCTCGAGGATTAAAGATTTTAAAAAAAGGTTTTGAATCGCTTGGAGCAAAACCAATCTTACCGATTGTTGGGATAACCGCAGCAGGTCCTTATACAGAAGCCTTTGAAAACTTAGAGTGGAAAAGTTGGGCTGGTACTAAAATGGCAGACGATGTTTTTATTGTAAAAATACGCGGGGATTCAATGATTGGCGCGGGGTATGATAATGGGGATAATGTATTAGTCCAAGAAGCGAAAGAATTTAAAAACGGAGATATTGTTCTTGCCAGAAGTAACGATGGAACAACCATTAAAAGATTGGTTCACGATAATGGGAAGGTTTATTTAAAGCCAGAAAA is a window from the Patescibacteria group bacterium genome containing:
- the lexA gene encoding transcriptional repressor LexA — encoded protein: MNKINELTDRQKEVLGAIYSSLKDSGYPPTLADLREKLKVVSNQTVLDLLKLLEEKGYIKKEDGAARGLKILKKGFESLGAKPILPIVGITAAGPYTEAFENLEWKSWAGTKMADDVFIVKIRGDSMIGAGYDNGDNVLVQEAKEFKNGDIVLARSNDGTTIKRLVHDNGKVYLKPENQKYKNIPIYPDTRLLGKIIGKVKEERGV